The Syntrophales bacterium DNA segment CAAAGCGGCGACGCAACGGTAACGGCTTTGGCGGTCACCGTTCCGGAAGAGGGAATTGCGTTAGCCAGGGTGGAAAAGGAATGTATTCTGCAGGCGCTCAATATGACAAACGGCAATCAGGCACAGGCAGCCAGGCTGCTTAAGGTAACAAGGGATACGCTGAGGTATCGGATGCAGAAATTCGGCATTTGAGGGTGTGGACATAGGGAGGTGTTCGATGAGAAGAAAGCGTTTATACTGGATAGGATTGGCATTCCTTCTTTTTGCCTGCGCGGGGGCGGAGGTTAAAAAAGAGGTGGAGCTGGTCTGGCCGCTTCCCCCGGATGAGCCGCGGATCAGGTATTTAAGAACCTATGAAAGCTCCAATGATGTGCAGGAGCAAACAGGCAGCCAGAAACTGCTGACCACGCTCCTCGGGGAATCGGAGGTCGGGATGGGGCTGGGTAAGCCCTACGGTGTTTTTGCCAGCAGGGATCGGGTAATCGTGACCGATACGGGCATTGGCCGGGCAGTTGTTTTTGACATAAAAAACAAGAAGTACTTTCATGCGGGGCTGGAGGGGAAGGGGTTTCTCGCCAAGCCGATCGGGATTGCGGCCGATGCGGCGGGAAACATGTATGTCTCCGACACCAAACAGGATCGCGTGGTTGTCTTTGACAAAGACGGAAAGTACGCGCGGGTCATCGGTGAAAAGGGCGCCTTCCTGCAGCCGACCGGGATTGCCGTGAACGACGCCCTGGGCAGGGTGTATATCGTGGACACCAACAAACACCAGTTGTTCATCTATTCGAAGGAGGGAAAACAGGTGGCGGTGGTGGGGAGCCGGGGCGACGGGGATGCCCAGTTCAACTACCCGACCAATGTCTTTGTCAGTAAAAACGGCAAGGTCTATGTCAGCGACTCGATGAATTTCCGCGTGCAGGTATTCGACGCCGACGGTAAATTTATTAGCAAATTCGGTAAAGTAGGCGACGCGCCGGGGATGTTTTCCCGTCCCAAGGGGATCGCGGTCGATAGCGACGGCCATATCTATGTCGTCGATTCCGCCTTCAACAACGTCCAGATCTTTGACGAGCAGGGGCAACTGCTGATGTTTTTTGGAGAGATGGGCAACAAGCCGGGGCAGTTCTGGCTCCCCGCGGGGATGTACATCGACGCGGATGA contains these protein-coding regions:
- a CDS encoding 6-bladed beta-propeller — protein: MRRKRLYWIGLAFLLFACAGAEVKKEVELVWPLPPDEPRIRYLRTYESSNDVQEQTGSQKLLTTLLGESEVGMGLGKPYGVFASRDRVIVTDTGIGRAVVFDIKNKKYFHAGLEGKGFLAKPIGIAADAAGNMYVSDTKQDRVVVFDKDGKYARVIGEKGAFLQPTGIAVNDALGRVYIVDTNKHQLFIYSKEGKQVAVVGSRGDGDAQFNYPTNVFVSKNGKVYVSDSMNFRVQVFDADGKFISKFGKVGDAPGMFSRPKGIAVDSDGHIYVVDSAFNNVQIFDEQGQLLMFFGEMGNKPGQFWLPAGMYIDADDKIYVADQYNKRINVFQYLKSKAAR